In Chiloscyllium punctatum isolate Juve2018m chromosome 8, sChiPun1.3, whole genome shotgun sequence, a single window of DNA contains:
- the LOC140480829 gene encoding uncharacterized protein: MLPELLCSSSTTNPVFCNSEPTLVAFVEWKEMNLPLWPLSHQPCVFADFKQTRMFLSSCCPKLTCVWQQMVRGKVYLAQTVNRRNYPVAKYQQSGSREDKSLLMDINELEEQYDSIRQKQKEQTHVVFKTGKSKHESGLFFKLQVKTVSVNCTVTNPKAFEEHLPVNNVTLDFPNKDYVQDGETSWRTHLDIYRVLQAQNTGQKSHLQANKEPDDQNQQPPSMSKKGLLNKDRTKLYNCKGASGEVTTHITCKPNELKATHSFTNRNHCIPKINKRFSFPNERSSIWSSKNGLLTKIVPVAIKGNHYPFPQMKTPRKSDTAKNLGLYAK, encoded by the exons atgctgcctgaactgctgtgctcttccagcaccactaatccagtattctgtAACAGTGAACCAACCCTCGTAGCATTCGTGGAGTGGAAGGAAATGAATCTTCCTCTGTGGCCGCTGAGTCATCAGCCGTGTGTGTTTGCTGATTTTAAGCAAACGAGGATGTTCTTATCAAGCTGCTGCCCAAAGTTAACCTGCGTTTGGCAGCAGATGGTTCGGGGTAAAGTGTACCTGGCTCAAACAGTCAACAGACGGAACTACCCGGTAGCGAAATACCAGCAGAGCGGCAGCAGAGAGGACAAATCGCTTCTAATGGATATAAATGAACTGGAGGAGCAGTATGACTCCATACGACAGAAACAAAAAGAACAGACTCATGTTGTTTTTAAAACTG GTAAAAGTAAACATGAAAGTGGATTATTTTTCAAGCTCCAAGTCAAAACAGTGTCAGTCAACTGCACAGTGACAAATCCAAAGGCATTCGAAGAACACCTTCCTGTTAACAATGTCACACTTGACTTTCCAAACAAAGATTATGTTCAGGATGGCGAAACCTCTTGGCGCACACATCTAGATATTTACCGTGTGCTGCAAGCACAGAACACTGGTCAAAAGAGTCACTTGCAGGCAAACAAGGAACCAGATGATCAAAATCAACAGCCACCCTCAATGAGCAAAAAAGGCCTACTCAATAAAGATAGAACTAAGTTATATAATTGTAAAGGAGCCAGTGGTGAAGTAACAACACACATCACCTGCAAACCCAATGAATTAAAGGCAACCCACTCTTTCACCAACCGTAATCACTGCATTCCTAAGATCAATAAAAGATTTTCATTTCCAAATGAGAGATCAAGTATATGGTCAAGCAAAAATGGGCTTCTCACTAAAATAGTACCAGTTGCCATAAAAGGGAACCATTACCCATTCCCTCAAATGAAGACTCCAAGGAAGTCTGACACTGCCAAGAACCTTGGCTTATATGCCAAATAG